Proteins from a single region of Nocardiopsis dassonvillei subsp. dassonvillei DSM 43111:
- the hutU gene encoding urocanate hydratase has product MSSPRTVRAARGTTLSAKGWQQEAALRMFHNNLDPEVAERPEELVVYGGTGRAARDWHSFDRITASLRDLEGDETLLVQSGRPVGIMRTHEWAPRVLIANSNLVGDWANWPEFRRLEAQGLTMYGQMTAGSWIYIGTQGILQGTYETFAAVAAKLSGSGRHSGGTLAGTITLTAGLGGMGGAQPLAVTMNDGVAIVVECDPSRIERRIEHRYLDMRADSLDHALELAVRARDERRPLSVGVLGNAAEVLPELLSRGAPIDVVTDQTSAHDPLAYLPAGVAFEDWRDLAAARPEEFTDRARESMAAHVEAMVGFQDAGAEVFDYGNSIRDEARSGGFARAFDFPGFVPAYIRPLFCEGKGPFRWAALSGDPADIARTDRAVLDLFPDNEHLARWIRMAGERVAFQGLPARICWLGQGERAAAGARFNELVASGEVRAPLAIGRDHLDTGSVASPYRETEGMRDGSDAIADWPLLNALVNTSSGASWVSIHHGGGVGMGRSLHAGQVSVADGTDLAAAKLERVLTNDPATGVIRHVDAGYDEAGRVAREHGIRVPMREGD; this is encoded by the coding sequence GTGAGCAGTCCACGTACCGTCCGCGCCGCGCGCGGCACCACCCTGTCCGCGAAGGGGTGGCAGCAGGAGGCCGCCCTGCGCATGTTCCACAACAACCTCGACCCCGAGGTCGCCGAACGCCCCGAGGAGCTGGTGGTCTACGGCGGCACGGGCAGGGCGGCGCGCGACTGGCACAGCTTCGACCGCATCACCGCATCCCTGCGCGACCTGGAGGGCGACGAGACCCTCCTCGTGCAGTCCGGCCGCCCGGTCGGGATCATGCGCACCCACGAGTGGGCTCCCCGCGTGCTCATCGCCAACAGCAACCTGGTGGGGGACTGGGCGAACTGGCCCGAGTTCCGCCGCCTGGAGGCCCAGGGCCTGACCATGTACGGGCAGATGACCGCCGGTTCGTGGATCTACATCGGCACCCAGGGCATCCTCCAGGGCACCTACGAGACCTTCGCCGCCGTGGCCGCCAAGCTGAGCGGTTCGGGCAGGCACAGCGGCGGGACCCTGGCCGGAACCATCACCCTCACCGCCGGACTCGGCGGCATGGGCGGCGCCCAGCCGCTGGCCGTGACCATGAACGACGGCGTCGCGATCGTGGTCGAGTGCGACCCCAGCCGCATCGAACGCCGCATCGAGCACCGCTACCTGGACATGCGCGCCGACAGCCTCGACCACGCCCTGGAACTGGCCGTGCGGGCGCGCGACGAGCGCCGCCCGCTGTCGGTCGGAGTGCTCGGCAACGCCGCCGAGGTCCTGCCCGAACTGCTCTCGCGCGGCGCACCGATCGACGTGGTCACCGACCAGACCTCCGCCCACGACCCCCTCGCCTACCTGCCCGCCGGGGTGGCCTTCGAGGACTGGCGGGACCTGGCCGCCGCCAGGCCCGAGGAGTTCACCGACCGGGCCCGCGAGTCCATGGCCGCGCACGTGGAGGCCATGGTGGGCTTCCAGGACGCGGGGGCCGAGGTCTTCGACTACGGCAACTCCATCCGCGACGAGGCCCGCAGCGGCGGCTTCGCCCGCGCCTTCGACTTCCCCGGGTTCGTCCCCGCCTACATCCGGCCCCTGTTCTGCGAGGGGAAGGGGCCGTTCCGGTGGGCGGCGCTGTCGGGCGACCCCGCCGACATCGCCCGCACCGACCGGGCCGTCCTGGACCTGTTCCCCGACAACGAGCACCTGGCCCGGTGGATCCGCATGGCGGGGGAGCGGGTCGCCTTCCAGGGGCTGCCCGCCCGCATCTGCTGGCTCGGCCAGGGCGAGCGGGCCGCCGCCGGGGCGCGCTTCAACGAACTGGTGGCCTCCGGCGAGGTCCGCGCGCCGCTGGCCATCGGCCGCGACCACCTGGACACCGGCTCGGTGGCCTCCCCCTACCGCGAGACCGAGGGGATGCGGGACGGCTCCGACGCCATCGCGGACTGGCCGCTGCTCAACGCCCTGGTCAACACCTCCTCCGGCGCCTCGTGGGTGTCCATCCACCACGGCGGGGGAGTGGGCATGGGCCGCTCGCTGCACGCCGGGCAGGTCAGCGTCGCGGACGGCACCGACCTGGCCGCCGCCAAGCTGGAGCGGGTGCTCACCAACGACCCCGCCACGGGCGTCATCCGCCACGTGGACGCCGGGTACGACGAGGCCGGGCGCGTCGCGCGCGAGCACGGCATCCGCGTCCCGATGCGCGAGGGGGACTGA
- the hutH gene encoding histidine ammonia-lyase: MSTAVPSVVVGDAPLTPAQILDVARHGARVTLSEQARKALHHGRERVESLARGEVPAYGVSTGFGALATRHIAPDLRARLQRSLIRSHAAGTGPEVEDEVVRALMLLRLRTLASGNTGVEVATAETLAALLNARITPVVHEYGSLGCSGDLAPLSHVALALMGEGRVRDAAGRDLPAYTALHEAGIRPVELGAKEGLALINGTDGMLGMLVLACMDLERLLKAADITAAMSVEALLGTDRVFAEELQRLRPHPGQAASAANLRALLDSSPIVASHRGPDCNRVQDAYSLRCAPQVAGAARDTLAHALLVAGRELDSVIDNPVVLDDGRVESNGNFHGAPVAYVLDFLAIAVADTASIAERRTDRMLDVSRSHGLPAFLADDPGVDSGHMIAQYTQAAIVSELKRLAVPASVDSIPSSAMQEDHVSMGWSAARKLRRAVDGLTSVLAVELLTAARALDLRSPLEPGPATGAVLRTVREKVSGPGPDRHLAPEIAAVAALITDGSVVAAAESVVPLA; the protein is encoded by the coding sequence ATGTCCACAGCAGTTCCTTCCGTCGTCGTCGGCGATGCGCCGCTCACCCCGGCCCAGATCCTCGACGTGGCCCGCCACGGCGCCCGTGTCACCCTGTCCGAGCAGGCCCGAAAGGCCCTCCACCACGGCCGCGAACGGGTCGAGTCGCTCGCCCGCGGCGAGGTCCCCGCCTACGGGGTCAGCACCGGCTTCGGCGCGCTCGCCACCCGCCACATCGCCCCCGACCTGCGGGCCCGCCTCCAGCGTTCGCTCATCCGCTCGCACGCCGCCGGGACCGGACCCGAGGTGGAGGACGAGGTCGTGCGCGCCCTCATGCTGCTGCGCCTGCGCACCCTGGCCTCGGGCAACACCGGCGTGGAGGTCGCCACCGCCGAGACCCTCGCCGCGCTGCTCAACGCCCGCATCACCCCGGTCGTGCACGAGTACGGCAGCCTGGGCTGCTCGGGGGACCTGGCGCCCCTGTCGCACGTGGCGCTGGCCCTGATGGGCGAGGGCCGGGTCCGCGACGCCGCCGGGCGGGACCTGCCCGCCTACACCGCCCTGCACGAGGCCGGGATCCGCCCGGTCGAACTGGGCGCCAAGGAGGGCCTGGCGCTGATCAACGGCACCGACGGCATGCTCGGCATGCTCGTGCTGGCCTGCATGGACCTGGAGCGCCTGCTCAAGGCCGCCGACATCACCGCCGCCATGAGCGTCGAGGCGCTGCTGGGCACCGACCGCGTCTTCGCCGAGGAGCTCCAGCGCCTGCGCCCCCACCCCGGCCAGGCCGCCTCCGCGGCCAACCTGCGCGCCCTGCTCGACTCCTCGCCCATCGTCGCCTCCCACCGCGGCCCCGACTGCAACCGGGTCCAGGACGCCTACTCGCTGCGCTGCGCCCCGCAGGTGGCCGGCGCCGCCCGCGACACCCTCGCCCACGCGCTGCTGGTGGCCGGACGCGAACTCGACAGCGTCATCGACAACCCCGTGGTCCTGGACGACGGGCGGGTGGAGTCCAACGGCAACTTCCACGGCGCGCCCGTGGCCTACGTGCTCGACTTCCTGGCCATCGCCGTCGCCGACACCGCCTCCATCGCCGAGCGGCGCACCGACCGCATGCTCGACGTGTCCCGCTCCCACGGCCTGCCCGCCTTCCTGGCCGACGACCCCGGCGTGGACTCCGGCCACATGATCGCCCAGTACACGCAGGCCGCCATCGTCTCCGAGCTCAAGCGCCTGGCCGTGCCCGCCAGCGTCGACTCCATCCCCAGCTCGGCCATGCAGGAGGACCACGTGTCCATGGGCTGGTCGGCCGCCCGCAAGCTGCGCCGCGCCGTGGACGGGCTGACCAGCGTGCTGGCGGTGGAGCTGCTCACCGCCGCCCGCGCCCTGGACCTGCGCTCGCCGCTGGAGCCCGGCCCCGCCACCGGCGCCGTGCTGCGCACCGTACGGGAGAAGGTCTCCGGCCCCGGCCCCGACCGCCACCTGGCCCCCGAGATCGCCGCCGTCGCCGCCCTGATCACCGACGGCTCCGTGGTCGCAGCCGCCGAGTCCGTCGTCCCCCTGGCCTGA
- a CDS encoding IclR family transcriptional regulator, whose amino-acid sequence MSLVPAATRALRLLRFLATRPGPVSASAIAAELGVPRSSVYQLLEAMAREGFVTHLPEERRWGLGVAAFEIGSAYLRHDGVERLARPLLHQLTEATGATAHLGVLHGADTLYLLKEQPPHAPSLITGVGVRLPAHLTASGRAMLARLPRAQVRALYPDAAAFTTRTGRGPASPGELRRVLAEEQRQGWSIEDGQVTEGFVSVAAAACDHNGRPAAAISLTVPSARPVTPQALAGRVRDAAADLTRRLDGRASP is encoded by the coding sequence ATGAGCCTCGTTCCGGCGGCCACCCGCGCGCTGCGGCTGCTGCGCTTCCTGGCGACCCGCCCCGGGCCGGTGTCGGCCTCGGCGATCGCCGCCGAGCTGGGCGTGCCCCGCTCCAGCGTGTACCAGCTGCTGGAGGCCATGGCGCGGGAGGGCTTCGTGACCCACCTGCCCGAGGAGCGCCGCTGGGGCCTGGGCGTGGCGGCCTTCGAGATCGGCTCGGCCTACCTGCGCCACGACGGCGTCGAGCGCCTGGCCCGTCCGCTGCTGCACCAGCTCACCGAGGCCACCGGCGCCACCGCGCACCTGGGCGTGCTGCACGGCGCCGACACCCTGTATCTCCTCAAGGAGCAGCCGCCGCACGCCCCGTCGCTGATCACCGGGGTGGGGGTGCGCCTGCCCGCGCACCTGACCGCGTCGGGGCGGGCCATGCTGGCCCGGCTGCCGCGCGCCCAGGTGCGCGCCCTGTACCCGGACGCGGCGGCCTTCACCACCCGCACCGGCCGGGGCCCGGCCTCGCCCGGCGAGCTGCGCCGGGTGCTGGCCGAGGAGCAGCGCCAGGGCTGGTCCATCGAGGACGGGCAGGTCACCGAGGGCTTCGTGTCGGTGGCCGCGGCCGCCTGCGACCACAACGGCCGCCCCGCCGCGGCGATCAGCCTGACGGTGCCCAGCGCGCGGCCGGTCACCCCGCAGGCGCTGGCCGGGCGGGTGCGTGACGCGGCGGCCGACCTGACCCGCCGCCTGGACGGCCGCGCCTCACCGTAG
- a CDS encoding RNA polymerase-binding protein RbpA, protein MGSGSAIRGSRVGAGPMGEAERGEAAPRVRVPFYCANLHEVVPSFASEALVPDEWDCPRCGFPAGKDKANPPSPPRTEPYKTHLAYVKERRSEEEGKLILDEALAKLRADRAAVEAHMRARQN, encoded by the coding sequence GTGGGTAGTGGCAGTGCCATTCGTGGCAGCCGTGTCGGAGCCGGTCCCATGGGTGAGGCCGAGCGGGGCGAGGCCGCCCCGCGCGTCCGGGTTCCGTTCTACTGCGCGAACCTGCACGAGGTCGTGCCCAGCTTCGCGAGCGAGGCGCTGGTCCCCGACGAATGGGACTGCCCGCGCTGCGGCTTCCCCGCGGGCAAGGACAAGGCGAACCCCCCGTCGCCGCCGCGCACCGAGCCGTACAAGACCCACCTGGCGTACGTGAAGGAGCGCCGCAGCGAGGAGGAGGGCAAGCTCATCCTCGACGAGGCCCTGGCCAAGCTGCGCGCCGACCGCGCCGCCGTCGAGGCCCACATGAGGGCCAGGCAGAACTAG
- the secG gene encoding preprotein translocase subunit SecG, with protein MILGLSILVMLLSVLLVLLVLMHKGKGGGLSDMFGGGVTSSLGGSSVVERNLDRMTIAIGVVWIIAIVILGLLINRGM; from the coding sequence GTGATCCTCGGTCTGTCCATCCTCGTGATGCTTCTCAGCGTGCTGTTGGTCCTCCTGGTGCTCATGCACAAGGGCAAGGGCGGCGGTCTCTCCGACATGTTCGGCGGCGGCGTCACGTCCTCGCTCGGCGGATCGTCGGTGGTCGAGCGCAATCTCGACCGGATGACCATCGCGATCGGGGTCGTGTGGATCATCGCCATCGTCATCCTCGGCCTGCTGATCAACCGGGGCATGTAG
- the tpiA gene encoding triose-phosphate isomerase: MSQRLPLIAGNWKMNNNHLEAIALVQKLAFALNDKDYDKAEVVVLPPFTDLRSVQTLVDGDKLKIVYGAQDISAHEKGAYTGEISGSMLAKLDCSYVLVGHSERREYHREDDALVNTKVKAAFANGIVPILCVGEGLEVRKAGQQVEHVLAQLDGALKEVPAEQAERIVVAYEPVWAIGTGEVATPEDAQEVCSAVRARLAELYSPEVAGAVRVLYGGSVKGDNAPGIMAKDDVDGALVGGACLKADEFVKIIRFGDN; the protein is encoded by the coding sequence ATGTCCCAGCGCCTGCCGCTCATCGCGGGCAACTGGAAGATGAACAACAACCACCTGGAGGCGATCGCGCTCGTCCAGAAGCTGGCGTTCGCGCTCAACGACAAGGACTACGACAAGGCCGAGGTCGTCGTCCTGCCGCCGTTCACCGACCTGCGCAGCGTCCAGACCCTGGTCGACGGCGACAAGCTCAAGATCGTCTACGGCGCCCAGGACATCTCCGCGCACGAGAAGGGCGCCTACACCGGCGAGATCTCCGGGTCCATGCTGGCCAAGCTGGACTGCTCCTACGTGCTGGTGGGCCACTCCGAGCGCCGCGAGTACCACCGCGAGGACGACGCCCTGGTCAACACCAAGGTCAAGGCGGCGTTCGCCAACGGCATCGTCCCGATCCTGTGCGTGGGCGAGGGCCTGGAGGTCCGCAAGGCGGGCCAGCAGGTCGAGCACGTCCTGGCCCAGTTGGACGGCGCCCTCAAGGAGGTCCCGGCCGAGCAGGCCGAGAGGATCGTCGTCGCCTACGAGCCCGTGTGGGCCATCGGCACCGGCGAGGTCGCCACCCCCGAGGACGCCCAGGAGGTGTGCTCGGCCGTCCGCGCGCGCCTGGCCGAGCTGTACTCGCCCGAGGTCGCGGGCGCGGTGCGCGTCCTCTACGGCGGTTCGGTCAAGGGCGACAACGCCCCCGGCATCATGGCCAAGGACGACGTGGACGGGGCCCTGGTCGGCGGCGCCTGCCTCAAGGCCGACGAGTTCGTGAAGATCATCCGCTTCGGCGACAACTAG
- a CDS encoding phosphoglycerate kinase, translating to MRTIDDLDVSGRRVFVRADLNVPLDGDRITDDGRIRAAVPTISALRERGARVIVAAHLGRPKGAPDPRYSLRPVAARLGELLGAEVAFASDTAGESARATSEALTDGQVALLENVRFEPGETSKDDAERGELADRFAQLADLYVGDAFGAVHRKHASVYDLPGRLPHAVGGLVLNEVEVLRRLTGAPQRPYAVVLGGSKVSDKLGVIDNLLGTADRLLIGGGMVFTFLKAQGHEVGSSLLEADQLDTVKGYLERAEREGVEIVLPVDVVAAEKFSADAAHDAVAVDAIPSDRMGLDIGPRSQELFARKLADARTVFWNGPMGVFEMEPYAGGTRALAQALIDSGAFTVVGGGDSAAAVRALGFDEAAFGHISTGGGASLEYLEGKDLPGIDALK from the coding sequence ATGCGGACGATCGACGACCTCGACGTCTCCGGCAGGCGCGTGTTCGTCCGGGCCGACCTGAACGTGCCCCTGGACGGCGACCGCATCACCGACGACGGGCGCATCCGCGCGGCCGTGCCCACCATCTCCGCGCTGCGCGAGCGCGGCGCCCGCGTCATCGTCGCCGCCCACCTGGGCCGCCCCAAGGGAGCCCCGGACCCCCGCTACTCTCTGCGCCCGGTCGCCGCCCGCCTGGGCGAACTGCTCGGCGCCGAGGTGGCCTTCGCCTCCGACACCGCCGGGGAGTCGGCCCGCGCCACCTCCGAGGCCCTCACGGACGGTCAGGTCGCCCTGCTGGAGAACGTGCGCTTCGAGCCGGGGGAGACCAGCAAGGACGACGCCGAGCGCGGGGAGCTCGCCGACCGCTTCGCCCAGCTCGCCGACCTGTACGTGGGCGACGCCTTCGGCGCCGTGCACCGCAAGCACGCCAGCGTCTACGACCTGCCCGGCAGGCTGCCGCACGCCGTCGGCGGCCTGGTGCTGAACGAGGTCGAGGTGCTGCGCAGGCTCACCGGCGCCCCCCAGCGGCCCTACGCCGTGGTCCTGGGCGGCTCCAAGGTCTCCGACAAGCTCGGCGTCATCGACAACCTGCTGGGCACCGCGGACCGCCTGCTCATCGGCGGCGGCATGGTCTTCACCTTCCTCAAGGCCCAGGGCCACGAGGTCGGCTCCAGCCTGCTGGAGGCCGACCAGCTCGACACCGTCAAGGGCTACCTGGAGCGCGCCGAGCGCGAGGGCGTGGAGATCGTCCTGCCGGTGGACGTGGTGGCCGCCGAGAAGTTCTCCGCCGACGCCGCGCACGACGCGGTCGCCGTCGATGCCATCCCGTCCGACCGGATGGGCCTGGACATCGGCCCCCGCAGCCAGGAGCTCTTCGCGCGGAAGCTGGCCGACGCCCGCACCGTGTTCTGGAACGGCCCGATGGGCGTCTTCGAGATGGAGCCCTACGCCGGGGGCACCCGCGCGCTGGCCCAGGCCCTGATCGACTCCGGCGCCTTCACCGTGGTCGGCGGCGGCGACTCCGCCGCGGCCGTGCGCGCGCTGGGCTTCGACGAGGCGGCCTTCGGCCACATCTCCACCGGCGGCGGCGCCAGCCTGGAGTACCTGGAGGGCAAGGACCTGCCCGGTATCGACGCCCTGAAGTAA
- the gap gene encoding type I glyceraldehyde-3-phosphate dehydrogenase: protein MTIRVGVNGFGRIGRNFWRAVAAGGSDIEIVAVNDLTDTKTLAHLLKYDTVLGTLEGDVEVGDDFIRVGDKTIKVLAQRDPAQLPWSDLNVDVVVESTGIFTKAEDAKKHIEAGAKKVIISAPAKGEDITVVMGVNDDKYDAANHHVISNASCTTNCVAPMAKVLLDNFGVKQGLMTTVHAYTNDQVILDFPHKDLRRARAAAQNIIPTTTGAAKATALVIPELQGKLDGMAMRVPVPDGSVTDLVVTLEREVTKDEVNAAFKAAAEGPLKDVLVYTEDEIVSSDIVGTSPSCTFDSKLTMAFGNQVKIVGWYDNEWGYSNRLVDLAKLVGSGL from the coding sequence GTGACCATCCGTGTAGGCGTCAACGGCTTCGGCAGGATCGGCCGCAATTTCTGGCGCGCGGTCGCCGCTGGTGGTAGCGACATCGAAATCGTCGCGGTCAACGACCTCACCGACACCAAGACGCTCGCGCACCTGCTCAAGTACGACACCGTGCTCGGCACCCTGGAGGGCGACGTCGAGGTCGGCGACGACTTCATCCGCGTGGGCGACAAGACCATCAAGGTCCTGGCCCAGCGCGACCCGGCCCAGCTGCCCTGGTCGGACCTGAACGTGGACGTGGTGGTCGAGTCCACCGGCATCTTCACCAAGGCCGAGGACGCCAAGAAGCACATCGAGGCCGGCGCCAAGAAGGTCATCATCTCCGCCCCGGCCAAGGGCGAGGACATCACCGTCGTCATGGGCGTCAACGACGACAAGTACGACGCGGCCAACCACCACGTCATCTCCAACGCCTCCTGCACCACCAACTGCGTCGCGCCGATGGCCAAGGTCCTCCTGGACAACTTCGGCGTCAAGCAGGGCCTGATGACCACGGTCCACGCCTACACCAACGACCAGGTCATCCTGGACTTCCCGCACAAGGACCTGCGTCGCGCCCGCGCGGCCGCGCAGAACATCATCCCGACCACCACCGGTGCCGCCAAGGCCACCGCGCTGGTCATCCCCGAGCTCCAGGGCAAGCTGGACGGCATGGCCATGCGCGTCCCCGTGCCCGACGGCTCCGTGACCGACCTGGTCGTCACCCTGGAGCGCGAAGTCACCAAGGACGAGGTCAACGCCGCGTTCAAGGCCGCCGCCGAGGGTCCGCTCAAGGACGTGCTCGTCTACACCGAGGACGAGATCGTCTCCTCCGACATCGTCGGCACCTCGCCCTCGTGCACCTTCGACTCCAAGCTGACCATGGCCTTCGGCAACCAGGTCAAGATCGTCGGCTGGTACGACAACGAGTGGGGCTACTCCAACCGCCTGGTCGACCTGGCCAAGCTGGTCGGCTCCGGCCTGTAG
- the whiA gene encoding DNA-binding protein WhiA, producing MAMTGVVKDELSRLTILKPCCRKAEVSTILRFTGGLHLVGGRIVIEAELDTGAAARRLRKDISEVFGHESEVVVLSPSGLRKGNRYVVRVIKDGESLARQTGLVDNNGRPVRGLPRHVVAGGACDAESAWRGAFIAHGSLTEPGRSMSLEVTCPGPEAALALVGAARRLKVHAKAREVRGVDRVVVRDGDSIGALLTLLGAHQSVLAWEERRMRREVRATANRLANFDDANLRRSARAAVAAGARVERALEILGEDAPKHLVAAGQLRLAHKQASLEELGQLSVPPLTKDAIAGRIRRLLAMADKRASDLGIEGTEANLTPDMLVP from the coding sequence ATGGCGATGACCGGCGTGGTGAAGGATGAGTTGAGCCGGCTGACCATTCTCAAGCCATGCTGCCGCAAAGCCGAGGTGTCCACCATCCTGCGGTTCACCGGGGGCCTGCACCTGGTGGGCGGGCGCATCGTGATCGAGGCCGAACTCGACACGGGCGCGGCCGCGCGCCGTCTGCGCAAGGACATCTCCGAGGTCTTCGGCCACGAGTCCGAGGTGGTCGTGCTGTCCCCGAGCGGCCTGCGCAAGGGCAACCGGTACGTGGTCCGGGTGATCAAGGACGGCGAGTCGCTGGCCCGGCAGACGGGGCTGGTGGACAACAACGGCCGCCCGGTGCGCGGCCTGCCCCGGCACGTGGTGGCCGGCGGAGCCTGCGACGCCGAGTCGGCCTGGCGGGGCGCGTTCATCGCGCACGGCTCCCTGACCGAGCCGGGCCGGTCGATGTCGCTGGAGGTGACCTGCCCCGGACCGGAGGCCGCGCTGGCGCTGGTGGGCGCCGCACGCCGGCTCAAGGTGCACGCCAAGGCGCGCGAGGTGCGCGGCGTGGACCGGGTGGTGGTCCGCGACGGCGACTCCATCGGCGCGCTGCTGACCCTGCTGGGCGCGCACCAGAGCGTGCTCGCCTGGGAGGAGCGGCGGATGCGCCGGGAGGTGCGCGCCACCGCCAACCGGCTGGCCAACTTCGACGACGCGAACCTGCGGCGCAGCGCGCGGGCGGCGGTGGCCGCGGGCGCGCGCGTGGAGCGGGCCCTGGAGATCCTGGGCGAGGACGCGCCCAAGCACCTGGTGGCCGCGGGGCAGCTGCGCCTGGCGCACAAGCAGGCCTCCCTGGAGGAGCTGGGACAGCTGTCCGTCCCGCCGCTGACCAAGGACGCCATCGCCGGACGTATCCGCAGGCTGCTGGCGATGGCCGACAAGCGCGCGAGCGACCTGGGCATCGAGGGCACCGAGGCCAACCTGACCCCGGACATGCTGGTCCCCTGA
- a CDS encoding gluconeogenesis factor YvcK family protein, whose protein sequence is MAKSTAPDGDGRRPPRVVALGGGHGLHASLSALRRVTTDVTAVVTVADDGGSSGRLRRELGVLPPGDLRMALAALCGDDEWGHTWSEVIQHRFRSEGELHGHAVGNLLIVALWELLGDSVAGLDWVGQLLGAHGRVLPMSSVPLDIAAEVSGIDPARPEELTTVRGQVACASTSGKVRSISLIPEDPPASPQAVKAVREADWVVFGPGSWFTSVLPHLLVPDLAHALVTTRAKRMVALNLSPQRGETDGFRPETYLEVLREHAPKLGVDVVLADRGTVEEPEPLVRAVGELGGRLELAELSRDDGTPRHDPDRLAAAFERILEG, encoded by the coding sequence ATGGCGAAGAGCACAGCACCCGACGGTGACGGGCGGCGTCCGCCCCGGGTGGTCGCGTTGGGGGGCGGGCACGGCCTGCACGCCTCCCTGTCGGCCCTGCGCAGGGTGACGACCGACGTGACGGCGGTCGTCACCGTCGCCGACGACGGCGGCTCCAGCGGCCGCCTGCGCCGGGAGCTGGGCGTCCTGCCCCCCGGCGACCTGCGCATGGCGCTGGCCGCGCTGTGCGGCGACGACGAGTGGGGCCACACCTGGAGCGAGGTGATCCAGCACCGCTTCCGCTCCGAGGGCGAACTGCACGGCCACGCGGTCGGCAACCTGCTGATCGTGGCCCTGTGGGAGCTGCTCGGCGACTCCGTGGCGGGCCTGGACTGGGTGGGCCAGCTGCTGGGCGCGCACGGCAGGGTGCTGCCGATGTCGTCGGTGCCGCTGGACATCGCCGCCGAGGTGTCGGGGATCGACCCGGCGCGGCCCGAGGAGCTGACCACGGTGCGCGGCCAGGTGGCGTGCGCCAGCACCAGCGGCAAGGTGCGCTCCATCTCACTCATCCCCGAGGACCCGCCCGCCAGCCCGCAGGCGGTCAAGGCGGTGCGCGAGGCCGACTGGGTGGTGTTCGGCCCCGGGTCGTGGTTCACCAGCGTGCTGCCCCACCTGCTGGTCCCGGACCTGGCGCACGCCCTGGTCACCACCCGCGCCAAGCGGATGGTGGCGCTGAACCTGTCCCCGCAGCGGGGCGAGACCGACGGCTTCCGCCCCGAGACCTACCTGGAGGTGCTGCGCGAGCACGCGCCCAAGCTGGGGGTGGACGTGGTGCTCGCCGACCGGGGGACCGTGGAGGAGCCCGAGCCCCTGGTGCGGGCGGTCGGCGAGCTGGGCGGGCGCCTGGAGCTGGCGGAGCTGTCCCGCGACGACGGCACACCGAGACACGACCCCGACCGGCTCGCGGCGGCCTTCGAGAGGATCCTGGAGGGCTGA
- the rapZ gene encoding RNase adapter RapZ, giving the protein MTVELGGELPPEVVIVTGMSGAGRSTAARALEDLDWFVVDNLPPGLLPTMIELAGRTHGAVPRVAVVVDVRSLAFTEDLLSTVEELRKRDITARVLYLEAGDDALVRRFEGVRRPHPLQGDGRLTDGIDRERETLRAVRGEADLVIDTSQLNVHQLKARVIGFFGESDEARPRANVVSFGFKHGLPVDADLVLDCRFLPNPHWVPELRPMNGRDDAVRDYVLAQDGAKEMLEAYSDVLKLTIAGYQREGKHYMTLAVGCTGGKHRSVAMAEQFADRLRGQGVDVHVVHRDVGRE; this is encoded by the coding sequence ATGACGGTCGAACTGGGTGGGGAACTGCCACCCGAGGTGGTCATCGTCACCGGCATGTCCGGTGCGGGCCGCAGCACGGCGGCCAGGGCCCTGGAGGACCTGGACTGGTTCGTGGTGGACAACCTGCCGCCCGGCCTGCTGCCGACGATGATCGAGCTGGCCGGACGCACGCACGGGGCGGTGCCGCGGGTCGCCGTGGTCGTGGACGTGCGCTCGCTGGCCTTCACCGAGGACCTGCTGTCCACGGTGGAGGAACTGCGCAAGCGCGACATCACCGCGCGCGTGCTCTACCTGGAGGCCGGTGACGACGCCCTGGTCCGCCGGTTCGAGGGCGTGCGCAGGCCCCACCCCCTCCAGGGCGACGGGCGCCTGACCGACGGCATCGACCGCGAGCGCGAGACCCTGCGGGCGGTGCGCGGCGAGGCCGACCTGGTCATCGACACCTCCCAGCTCAACGTGCACCAGCTCAAGGCCCGGGTGATCGGCTTCTTCGGGGAGAGCGACGAGGCGCGCCCCCGCGCCAACGTGGTCTCCTTCGGGTTCAAGCACGGCCTGCCGGTGGACGCGGACCTGGTGCTGGACTGCCGTTTCCTGCCCAACCCCCACTGGGTGCCCGAGCTGCGCCCGATGAACGGCCGTGACGACGCGGTGCGCGACTACGTCCTGGCCCAGGACGGGGCCAAGGAGATGCTGGAGGCCTACTCCGACGTCCTCAAGCTGACCATCGCCGGGTACCAGCGCGAGGGCAAGCACTACATGACGCTGGCGGTGGGCTGCACCGGGGGCAAGCACCGCAGCGTGGCCATGGCCGAGCAGTTCGCCGACCGGCTGCGCGGGCAGGGTGTGGACGTGCACGTGGTCCACCGGGACGTCGGCCGGGAGTGA